Below is a window of Sporosarcina ureae DNA.
CTTGCACAATTGCTTCACCAAGCTGAAACGAGTCCCCGATACAAACGTCTTGCTCCGTGATACCCGAAATCGTCAAATTCTCGCCGAACGCACCATACGAAAGCGGCCGATCCAGCGCGCGTTCCCAGTAGCTATAATGCGCAAACGGATACACACAAACCGCTTTATGCACACCCCCATGATGAACAAGATCCCCTTGGCCATCTCCTATAAAATTAACAGAAGATAAAAACACTGCCTCATGTACTTGCTCCTTGAAAAAGCCAGTCGAAACACTCTTCTTCCGAAAGTCCGTCTCTTTAGGTTTCCCTACATTCAATGAAAGAACCTTAATTGTTTCCATAGAATCTACCTCCTATGTATCTATTTAGTGTAAGTGTATCATCATCCAATATTTTTAGTAAACGTCTCTCTAGCTGAATATATAGCTTTATTAAGTTGAAAAGTGAATCGCAGCGAAACGGTGCTAACCCAATCTCCATTCATTAATCCCCATCGTATCCGTCCCATAACAATCCAACATTTCCTCCTCATCTACCTTCCAAGTCGCACCCCCAACCCAATCAATGCTATAATAAATCCATTCTATATATTCACTACCTGTGCAAAGATTGATGGAGGGAACCTTACATGAAAACCGAAGCTAAACTACAAAAAGAAGCTATGAAAGTCCTTAAAGAGACAAGCCGTACATTCTACATACCAATCAAACTTCTTGAACCGAACGTTCGTGAAGCGGTAGCGTCTGCATACTTGTGCATGCGCGCAATCGACGAAATCGAAGATCATGAACAGCTCGACGTGACGATCGTGATCGACTTGCTGAACAAAGTAAGCGACATACTCGACCACACGATCGCGACAGGAGAATCAATGGCCGCTGCACTTGATACGTTATTCGCACCATACCGCGAGCAATTGCCGGAAGTGACATTGCGCTTAGCTGATTGGGTGGAGTTCTGCCCAGCAACAGCACGTAATAAAGTTTTGGAATCGACTGCGATCATGGGTCGCGGTATGGCGGAATGGGCTGGGAAAGACTGGGTTATTCATACACGTGAAGACCTCGATGATTATACGTACTACGTGGCGGGACTCGTTGGCGTAATGCTAGCCGATATTTGGCGCTGGTATGACGGCACGGAGACGGATCGCGACTTGGCAATCGGCTTTGGCCGTGGATTGCAGTCGGTCAATATTCTGCGTAACTACAAAGAAGACGCAGTACGTGACGTCAATTTCTTCCCGAATGACTGGAAGTTGCCGGAGATGTTTGCGTACGCTGAAGAAAATTTGGCGCTAGCGGATGCGTATATTGAAGACATTCATACGAAAACGATTTTGAACTTCTGTAATATTCCTTTGGCTCTGGCGCATAGTACGCTAGATGCACTGAAAGAAGGACGCGAGAAGATGACGCGTCTGGAAGTAGTTTCGGTCGTCAATAAAGCGATACAAAAGTAAGCGTGTAGTAGGGAAAGGGGGAAAGCGATGCTAGATTTACTGATCATCATGATCGAACGAGTCGGAATGATTGTGGCAGTCGCTTTCCTTTTGACTCGTTTCCGATTTTTCCAGAATATGATTCACCAAGATGGTTTGGATCGTCGGCAAGAGCTGACGGCCATTCTGTTTTTTGGGTTATTTGGGATTTTTGGGACTTATTTTGGCGTGGCGCTTGATATGCAAACGCTTCATTTCGAGAATATGTCATGGCAATTGCATTCTGATGAAGCAATTGCGAACTCCCGTGTCATCGGCGTCGTCGTGGCGGGATTGCTTGGCGGTTATCGACTTGGTATCGGTGCCGGTTTAATTGCCGGGATCCACCGAATGTCACTAGGCGGCTTTACTGCAATTTCATGTGGTGTGGCGACGATTATTTCCGGGATAGTTGCAGGATGCTTCTATAAAAAGAACAAGCACATCAGTCCACTCATGGCATTCGGAATCGGTGCAGCAGCGGAAGCGTTGCAAATGTTACTCATTCTCCTGATTGCTCAACCGCTCGAGAAAGCGCTCACATTAGTGCAGGCGATCGGTTTACCAATGATTCTCGCAAATGGTCTTGGAACGGCGCTGTTCATGCTCATTGCGTACAGCGTGATAAGTGATCAAGAGAAAGTGACTGCATTGCAAGCGCAGAAAACATTGCGTATTGCAGATCAGACGCTTGGCTATTTACGGACAGGCATGCGAAAAGACACAGCTACGGCCGTCTGCGGCATTCTGATGGATGAGCTCAAGCCCGGTGCTGTCGCGATGACGAATAAAACAGAGATTCTCGCATTCATTGGAACAAAAGGAAGTATTGCGCACGGACCGATTCAGACAGACATTACACGGCAAGTAATCCAAGAAGGCAAGCTCATCGTGACCGATTCTAT
It encodes the following:
- a CDS encoding LytS/YhcK type 5TM receptor domain-containing protein, giving the protein MLDLLIIMIERVGMIVAVAFLLTRFRFFQNMIHQDGLDRRQELTAILFFGLFGIFGTYFGVALDMQTLHFENMSWQLHSDEAIANSRVIGVVVAGLLGGYRLGIGAGLIAGIHRMSLGGFTAISCGVATIISGIVAGCFYKKNKHISPLMAFGIGAAAEALQMLLILLIAQPLEKALTLVQAIGLPMILANGLGTALFMLIAYSVISDQEKVTALQAQKTLRIADQTLGYLRTGMRKDTATAVCGILMDELKPGAVAMTNKTEILAFIGTKGSIAHGPIQTDITRQVIQEGKLIVTDSILNESPDVPTFGAVVIAPLKTRGETVGTLKLFYPSRKAITDVTIELIAGLAELLSNQLEIAEADHAYQLAKEAEIQALQAQISPHFLFNSLNIIISLIRTNPDEARKLLSSLSFFLRQNLEGTTAKMVTLQQELAHVEAYLMIEEARFIDKLKICIDTDPHVMQVKIPPLTLQPIVENAMTHGIKDLDEHAIVHISIHEIDDAIHIIVEDNGKGIDSERLSRLGEEKVTSEKGTGLGLYNVNRRLIMSFDERSALAIQSTPNEGTKISFQIPKVEVEDHDGNPGIGRR
- a CDS encoding MOSC domain-containing protein, with protein sequence METIKVLSLNVGKPKETDFRKKSVSTGFFKEQVHEAVFLSSVNFIGDGQGDLVHHGGVHKAVCVYPFAHYSYWERALDRPLSYGAFGENLTISGITEQDVCIGDSFQLGEAIVQVSQPRQPCFKLGLVYERKDMPLLVQDTGYTGFYFRVLQEGMVSPEDKLVPLTRQAQAITVAEANRLMHHDKQDLVGVRRLLEVEELSPSWRKTFEKRMVGQEVDSSERISGKE
- a CDS encoding squalene/phytoene synthase family protein — protein: MKTEAKLQKEAMKVLKETSRTFYIPIKLLEPNVREAVASAYLCMRAIDEIEDHEQLDVTIVIDLLNKVSDILDHTIATGESMAAALDTLFAPYREQLPEVTLRLADWVEFCPATARNKVLESTAIMGRGMAEWAGKDWVIHTREDLDDYTYYVAGLVGVMLADIWRWYDGTETDRDLAIGFGRGLQSVNILRNYKEDAVRDVNFFPNDWKLPEMFAYAEENLALADAYIEDIHTKTILNFCNIPLALAHSTLDALKEGREKMTRLEVVSVVNKAIQK